From the genome of Haloarcula taiwanensis:
TACACATCTCGGCAACAGCCAGTTCGAGAGCAGACACGCAAGCTACCGTTCCAAGCGGTCCACGGTTATCGTCTGTCACGACGCCGCTAGACTGTTGTCACGTCAATCCGCGTGCCGCCGGATTCGCTGTCCCCGACCGACACCGTCCATCCGTGTGCCCGCGCCGCGGTGTCGACGAGGAACAGTCCGTATCCTTCCCCTTCCCGCGTCGTCCCGAAGCCCTGTTCGAACACTTTGTCGCGGTCTGATTCGGGAATCCCCGGGCCATCATCGGCCACGTAGAATCCCGACTCGGTGTCACCGACGCTGACAGTCACCGGTCCCTCGGTGTGAGCGACGGCGTTGTCAAATAGCTCGCGAAGGAGCAACTGAAGTCGGTCGTTTTCGGCGTCGATAGCCGCGTCTGTCGTCACTTCGAGCGTCGCGTCCTCGTAGCTCGCTGCGGCCCAGACTTCGGTAGCGACGTCAGAAAGCGAGAGCGAGTCGGGTTCCGAAACGGGGCGTCCGATGCTTCCGATACGAGACAGGTCGGTAAGGAGCGACTCGACCCGGGTGACGGACCGAAGCAATGCGTCTTCATGCGGCTCACCGATATCAAGTAGCTCTAACCGGCCCATGACGACGTTCAGCGGGTTCTTCGCGTCGTGGGAGACGCCGCTGGAAATACCGTTCCACTGGCTGGCACCGACCCACCAGTCAGTCGGCCACCGGGTCGCGTACGCTTCGAGCTTCGCGGCCAGCAGGGATGCCGGCGTTGCTGCGGTCACGTAATCACTGACGCCGGCCCGGAGCGCCTCGGTGACCCGGTCCGGTTCGGGGTCGGTTCCGACGAGTACTATCGGAATATCGGTACCCGCTGCCCGTAGCCCCTCGAATACCGCAACCCCGTCACAGTCGCCGTCGTCACTGATGACGACACCCCTGATATTCCCGTCAGCCGGTTCTGTACGTCGCTCGTGTCTGGGACCGCCTCGGCTGTTGCCCCGTCCGTGGTCAGCGCTTCGGAAAGTGCCTCAGCTAGATCAGTCACTTCGCGCCCGGCGACGAGATAGACGGTCCCACGAGCAGGCGTCATCCCGTGATATTACGAAAACGGGTGATAAGAAACCGACGGTGCCCTACAGCAGGTCCTCGACGTGATCGGCGACTTCCTCTGGCGTGTCACCGACCGGGACGCCGTTGTTCTCCAGCGCGTTGATTTTCGACTCGGCGGTCCCGGTGCCGGAGCCGGAGACGATAGCGCCCGCGTGGCCCATCCGCTTTCCGGGCGGCGCGGTGCGGCCGGCGATGAAGCCGGCGACCGGCGTGTCCATGTGCTCGCCGATGTAGCGGGCGGCCTCCTCCTCGTCCTCGCCGCCGATTTCGCCGCACATGACGACGGCGTGGGTGTCGGGGTCGGCCTCGAACTGCTCTAGGGCCCCGATGAAGTCCGTCCCGATGATGGGGTCGCCGCCGATGCCGATGGCCGTCGACTGGCCGATGCCGCGGTTGGTGAGGTTGTCGACGACCTGGTAGGTCAGCGTCCCCGAGCGGGAGACGAGACCGACGTTCCCGGACGAGAAGATGTTGCCGGGCAGGATGCCGAGCTTGGCGACGCCGGGCGTGATGACGCCGGGGCAGTTCGGCCCGACGAGGTGCGTGTCGGTCTCCTGGAGTTTGCGGTAGACCCGCGCCATGTCCTGGGTCGGGATGCCCTCGGTGATGGCGACGACGAGGTCGATGCCCCGGGCGTCCAGGGCCTCGAAACAGGCGTCGCCAGCGAAGGCCGGCGGCACGAACACGACGGCGGCGTTGGCGTCCTCCTCGCGGGCGGCCTGCTGGACCGTGTCGTAGACCGGCACGCCGGCGACCTCCTGCCCGCCGCGGCCGGGGACGGCCCCGGCGACGACGTTGGTGCCGTACTCCAGCATCTGTTCGGTGTGGAACTTCCCTTCACCGCCGGTGATTCCCTGTACAACGACGCGCGTGTCTTCGTCGACTAGCACACTCATGCTTCCACCTCCTTCGCGTACTCGACTGCACGCTGGACGGCGTCCTCCAGCGTATGTTCGACCGTGACGAGGTCTTCGTTCAGAATCTCCATTCCCTCTTCGGCGTTGGTGCCTGCGAGTCGGACGGTGACCGGCTTCGGAATCTCGTCGAACTGCTCCAGGGCCTGATTGATACCGTTGGCGACCTCGTCGCCGCGGGTGATGCCCCCAAAGATGTTGAACACGACCGAGTCGACGTTGTCGTCGGAGAACACCATGTCGAGGGCGTTCGCGATGCGGTCGGCCTTCGCGCCACCGCCCACGTCGAGGAAGTTGGCCGGTTCGCCGCCGTAGTAATCGACGAGGTCCAGCGTCGTCATCACGAGGCCCGCACCGTTACCGATGATGCCGACGTTGCCGTCGAGTCGGACGTAATCGAAGCCGTACTCGTCGGCCTTCTGTTCGAGTTCGTCGCCCTCCGCCGCTTCCTCGCCCATCTCCGCGATCTCGGGCTGGCGGAACAGGGCGTCACCGTCGATGTTCATGACGGCGTCGGCCGCGATAACCTCGTCGTCGCCGGTAATCATCAGCGGGTTGATTTCCGTGTCAGCGCCGTCACGGTCGTCCCAGAGCTGGTACAGCGTCGTGAGGACGCTCGCAACGTCGTTTGCGACCTCGCGGTCGACGCCGGCCTCGTAGACGACCTTCCGGGCCTGGAACGGGTGCATTCCGAAGGCCGGGTCGATGTGTTCACGAGCGATGGCGTCAGGGTCCTCCTCGGCGACCTCCTCGATGTTGACGCCGCCCTTCGTCGAGACCATGGCGACGGGGCGACCCTCGCCACGGTCCATCGTCACGCCGACGTACAGTTCGTTGACGAAGTCGACGGCCTCCTCGACGAGCACCTTCGAGACGTGGTAGCCCTTGAGGTCCATCCCGATGATGTCCTCGGCGGCCTCGCGGGCCTCCTCCCTGGACTCGACGAGCTTGATGCCGCCGGCCTTGCCGCGGCCGCCCACGTGGACCTGTGCCTTGATGGCGACCGGATATCCGATTTCCTCGGCCGCGTCGACGGCCTCATCTACTGTCTCGGCCAGCTGCGAGGCGGGCGTCGGGATGCCCGCGTCGGCGAAGACTTGCTTCGCCTGGTATTCGTGCAAGCGCATGTCATGCAGAAAGGCGAGCGGTGGCGATTTAAATCCGTCCGTTTCTCTTCTTGCGACCAAGCGGAGAGCGTCCCAGTTCATGTGGAAACCGTAAACGAGCCCGAAGGACGCTGTGCGTGGTACGGGACGGCAACTCAGGACGTGCGGGCACGTCCACGGTCGTCGGGTTCGAGCCGATAGACCCACAGCGTCGCACTCCGAAGTGAGCGCATGGCCGACAATAGGCACGGAACCGGCGACGTTGACAGTGAGACGCTCGATGCCGTAGCCGAGGCGCTTCGGACCGCTGAAACCGGCGTCGCGCTCACCGGCGCAGGCGTCTCGACGGCGTCGGGGATTCCCTCCTTTCGCGGCGACGACGGTCTCTGGGAGCGCCACGACCCGGCAGACTTCCACCGCCGCCGGCTCGACGCCGACCCGGCGGGCTTCTGGGCGGATCGAATCTCGCTCCGGGAGGCCATCTACGGCGACGTAGGCCCCGAACCCAACGCTGCTCACGAGGCACTGACGGCGCTCGAATCCGCGGGCCACCTCGACGCCGTGCTCACACAGAACGTCGACGGGCTGCACGACGCCGCCGGGACGGACCGGGTCGTCGAACTCCACGGCACCCATCGGCGCGTGGTCTGTGACGACTGTGGCCACCGGCGGGACGCTGAAGCAGTGTTTGCGGAAGTCGCTGAAGGTGGCGACTTGCCCCCGCGATGTGACTGCGGTGGTGTCTACCGGCCCGACGTGGTGCTGTTCGGCGAACCGATGCCCGACGTGGCGATGAACGAGGCCCAGCGTCTCGCACGGGACAGTGACGTGTTTCTGGCGGCTGGGTCATCGCTGTCGGTCCAGCCGGCGTCGCTCCTGCCGAAGATAGCGGCTGAGGCGGGGAGTACACTGGTCGTGATAAATTACGATAAGACGCCGCGTGACGCGGCTGCGGCGCACGTGCTCCGTGCGGATGTCACGCAGGTGCTCCCGGCGATTGTCGAGCGGCTGTAGCGGGCTACAGCTCGACGCCGCCGGGGATGAGGCTCTGTCCGCGCAGGAGGCTCCCGTCGTGGTCGTAGACGAGCAGCGTCCGCAACTCGTAGGCCCGTGACTCGCCCTCGCCGTCGGTGAGACGGACCCTAAACTGTGGGTCTTCTTGGGCGTCCGCTGTGGAGACGAGCGCGTCGACATCCGCTGTCGGTGCTGTCGCCTCGAAGACGTACTCACCGGTGAGTCGGTTCGTTAGCGAAAGCACACCGTCGCTTTCAGGCTGGCGGCGGAAGGTCACGTCAATGTCCTCGCCATCGAGTGTGCCACCGTCTACTTTGGTGAGGCGCTCGCGAAGCTCTCCTGTCGGCCCATCGTATACAATCGCGATCGTCGGGTCGTCGTTGTCGGTGGCCGAAGCCTGGATGTCGACAGTGAAGTAATCACGCCTCATTCCGGTGTTTACTGGTACGTGTCCCGGCCAAATGAACGTAACGGCGCACCGACTGTCGGTATCGGTAGCTTTTACCGGACCGGCCCACCCTCTGACAGTAGCATGGCCTGGGTGAAGTCAGAGTACGCCGGCGAGTTCGCGGTGCTTGCGACGTGGCTCGTGGGACTGGCCCCGTGGTCGGTGTCGCTGTTCGAGATTGAGGGGGTGACTGTCGTCGGGCTTCGGTTTCTCCCGTTCCGGTTCCAGTTCATCTTCGGTGCGACGCTCCCCGGAGAGCGGCCGTTTCTCTGGGCCTGGCAGGTCGCCACGTTTCAGGAGTCGGAGCCGCTGGCGCTCGCCGGGACACTCGGGGTCACAGCCCTCGCTGTTTTCCTGCTGCCGCTCGGCCTCAGCCTCTACTACTACGCCGCTGAGGAGCGTGTCGAGGCGGCGCTCCCTGTGGACCCAGTCCGACTGTTCGGCGGACTGCTCGGCCTTGTGGGCGTTCTGACGCTCGCGGCCAGCGGGCTGTTCATCACGTCGTTTCCCGGCATCACCGTCCCCGTCGGAACGCTCGTCGCCCTCGTGTTCGCCTTCTTCCTTCTGACCGTCGACCGAGCGTGACTGCCAGCCGGTCTCGTTCGTCCGACCGCTGGCGATTATACTCCTGATAATTTGGCGAGCGAATTTAAGTAGGTGGATACGATAGCAGAGGTATATTCCGCGGAGCACCGTGTGCTCCCCACTACACTACCGATGTCGAATCCAGAATCTCCCAAACCCGGTGACATCGTTTCGGACCCGCTCGGCCACATCCAGTCGTGGCTCTCACGGACCGCGACGGTGTTGAGCGGGGCGGCGGTTCCGACGGCGAACTACGACCCCAGCCGCCACGGGACACTGGTCGAGTTCGACGGCCTCGACGGCTACAACGAGGTGGAACGCTACTGGCTGAACGCCCCCTTCGCCTTCGCCTCTATCAACCACGACCCGGACCGTGACGAGCACCTGTATCACGTCGTCGAGCCGTCGCTGACCGATATTGAGCGAGAACTGCTCGACCGCCTGTTTGAAGACATCCGCATTCCACTCATCTACCGCGACGACGTCGACACTGACCCGGAGCGTGTCCTCGCCGAGGAACTCGAAGCCAGGCTGGAGGAGTACGGCGTCGTCATCGAGCCGGAGACGTTCTACCGGCTGTTTTATTACCTGCATCGCTCCTTCCAGGGCTACGGCCACATCGACCCCCTGATGCACGACCCGGATATCGAGGACATCTCCTGTGACGGGGCGAACCTCCCCATCTTCGTCTACCACGACGGCTACACGGATATCGAGACGAACATCACCTACGACGCCGACGAACTGAACGACTTCGTCATCCAACTGGCCCAGCGCTCGGGCCGACACGTCTCTGTTTCGGACCCTGTCGTCTCCACGACGCTCCCCGACGGCTCGCGCATCGAACTGGCCCTTGGCGAAGAAGTGACCCCGCGCGGCTCCGCGTTCACGATCCGGAAATACGCCGACGAGCCGTTCACGCCCATCGAACTGCTGGAGTACGGCACGTTCTCCGTGGAGATGCTCGCCTACCTCTGGCTGGCCATCGAGTCCAACAAGTCGCTCATCTTCGCGGGCGGGACGGCGGCCGGTAAGACCACGTCGATGAACGCGCTCGCGATGTTCCTGCCGCCCCGGTCGAAGGTGCTCTCGATCGAAGACACCCGCGAGCTATCCCTGTACCACGATAACTGGCTCTCCTCGGTCACCCGCGAGCGGCTGGACGACTCGGACATCACGATGTACGACCTGCTGCGGTCCGCGCTCCGGCACCGCCCCGAGTACATCATCGTCGGCGAGGTCCGCGGCGAGGAGGCGATTACGCTGTTCCAGGCGATGAACACCGGCCACACGACGTTCTCGACGATGCACGCCGACTCCGTCCAGACCGTCATCAACCGGCTGGAGAACGAGCCCATCAACGTCCCGCGGCCGATGGTCCAGAGCCTCGACATCCTCTGTGTGCAGGTGCTGGCCCGCTCGGGCGACGAGCGCGTCCGCCGCGCGAAGACCCTCGCCGAAATCGAGGGGATAGACCAGCGGACCGGCGAACTGGACTACTCGACGACGTACAACTGGCGGGCCACTGAGGACCGATTCTCCGAGAACAACAGCGAGCTACTGGACGAGATCCGCGAAGAGCGCGGCTGGACACAGTCGGAACTGCTCACCGAACTCCGCAACCGCCAGCGGTTCCTTCGCTATCTCCAGTCCGAAGGCATCACCGACTACCGGAAGTTCACGGCGATGGTCAACAAGTACTACGCGGACAAAGAGCAGGTCATGGCGAACATCGACGACGAGATAGCCTGACATGGCGCTGAATCCGCTCGGTCTGGCACCGCTCGCCGTCGTCGTTGGGATTCTCGGGCTTATCGGCTACAGCACGGTCAACGAGCGCTTCGACCGCAACGTCACGCGGCTGTCCCGACGGCTTTTCGGTCGGTATGTGGGACAGTCGCCCGAGCGGGAACGCCAGCTCGAAGCCGCATACGTCGACGAGACCTACCGCGGCTACGCCGCCAGAACGCTGGTGTACGCCTGTGCTGGTGCTGTTTCGGGAGCGATAACCGGCGCGTACGCTATCGGCGGCCTGCTGTTGATTCTCCCGGCGCTGGTGGAGCTTGCGCAGGGACTCCCCTCGACGATGGTGAACGCCTTCGGCCTGCGAACGTTCGAACTCGTGCTGACGCCGACACAGACGCTGTACATCCTCATCGGCGGCGGCGTGCTTTCCGGCGCAGTAACGGCCGGACTCGCGTACCTCTACCGCTGGGAGCGGCTCAAGAATCAGGCGGATGTGCGGAGCCGGAACATCGACGAGGGGATGGCCCGCACTATCGCCTTCATGTACGCGCTGTCCCGTGGTGGGATGTCCTTCCCAGATGTTATGCGTGTACTGGCCCGAAATCAGGAAATCTACGGCGACACGGCGAGGGAAGTCGGTGTCGCCGTCAGGGAGATGGACCTGTTCGGCCGGGACATGATCACGGCGCTCGAACATGTCTCCCGGCGGACCCCCAGCGAACAGTTCAAGACGTTCACCGAGAACCTCTCCAGCGTCCTCCAGAGCGGCCAGTCGCTGGCCCCGTTCCTCCGCGAGCAGTACGAGCGCCATCAGGAGGAGGCCGCCGAACGCCAGGAGGATCTGCTCGAACGGCTGGCCACGGTCGCCGAGGCGTACGTCACCGTGTTCGTCGCCGCCGTGCTCTTCCTGATGACGATTCTGCTCGTGTTCGGCCTGACGACGACGGACACCCTCTGGCTGTTACAGATGATGGCGTATCTCGTCATCCCGCTCGCCAACGTCGGGTTCATGGTGTACTTGGATATCAAGCTCCAGTCGCTCGGCATCGGGAGCGCCGGCACGACGGACGTTCTAGAGCGCTACGAAACGGCGTCGCTCGGCAAGCCCAGTTTCGCCTCCGGCCGTCTCGGCCTGCCCGACGGCGGCGTCGTCCCGGCCGACGAAGCGAACTGGCTCCGACTGCGGTTCTACGACCGCGTCAAATCGCTTCGGGACCTGCTCAGCTCCCCGATCCAGTCGCTCGTCTGGAACCCGGTGTACGTCCTCTACCTCGCCGTCCCAGTCGCTGTGGTGCTACTGCTCCTCCGCGCCCCCGCGGCGTTTCAGACCTCGTCTGTCAACGTCCGCATTCTCGACGATCTCGTTATCCAGTCGCTCCTGCTGGTTCTGGGGCCATTTGCGCTGGTGCGGTTCGTCTACACCCAGCGGCTCTCACGTATCGAGAACGCGACACCCGACCTGCTCGAACGGCTGGCGAGCCTGAACGAGGCGGGGATGACCGTCGTGGAGAGCCTCCGACGGGTCCGGGGCAGTGACATCGGCGTCCTCACACAGGAGATGCACCGCATCTGGGCCGACATCCGGATGGGCGCGAACGTCACTGACGCCTTGGTCCGGTTCGGCCGCCGCGTCCAGACGACGGCGATAACGCGCATCGTGACCCTGCTGACTCACGCGATGCACGCCTCGGGCCAGCTCGGCCCGGTGTTTCGCATCGCGGCGACCCAGTCACGGGCCGACCTCCGGCTGAAACGGCGGCGACGCCAGCAGATGCTCACTTACCTCGTCGTCATCTACGTCGCCTTCCTGGTGTTTCTGGTCATCATCGTCGCTGTACAGGAAGTGCTCGTCCCGAGTCTGCCCTCCAGCGTGCCGACGCCGGCCGGCGAGTCGAACCGCCTCGGCGTCGGCGTCGACCAGTTCGCTCGCTTCGGGCGCGTCGACAAGGCCGCGTACACGCTCGTGTTCTTCCACACTGCTCTCATTCAAGCAGTTCTCACCGGCTTCATCGGCGGCCAACTGGGTGAAGGGACGCTCAAGGACGGCGCGAAACACGCCGCGATTTTGCTGGGCGTCGCCTACGTCGCCTTCATTCTCCTCTCCTCGCCGGTTGCGTCGATGACGGTCACCAGCCCTGCTGTTTCCGGTGATCAAATAACGGTCGAATCGGCATCGCTGTCAGAGGGCGGGTTCATTGTTGTCCGGGAGTTCGAAGCGGACGGTAGAGTGCTCGGGACCTCTGAGTATCTCTCGTCGGGGTCCCACAGCGATGTCCAGATAACGCTGGACAGGCCGCCGTCGACCGGCCAGTCGCTCGTGCTCGTCGCCCATCAGGACACCAACGGGAACCAGCAACTCGACTATCCCGTCAGCGACACTTCGGGGTCGCCGGACCGACCGTATGCGTCGTCGACGGCCGGCGAGAACGTCACCGTCGAGTACACGGTCGAGTGACGCTGGATTTACGGTGCCCAATCGGGTAGGAGGCGCTGATGGAGTTTGCCGCCTTCGCCGACCGGGCCGACGCAATCGAAGCCGAGAGTGCCGATACCGCGATTACGGAGGCGGTCACTGACCTGTTCACCGATGCGGGATCGGACCTCTCGACGCTCGCTCGCTTCGTCCAGGGCCGGGTGTTCCCGGCCTACGAGTCGCGCACGCTCGACATCGGGCCGCGGCTTTGCTACGAGGCGATTGCCCGAGCAGCGGGCCAGAATATCAGCGCTGACGACGTGGAGGAGCGCCTCGCCGACATGGGCGAAATCGGGGCCGTCGCGGCCAGCTACGACCTCGGCGGCCAGCAGGGCCTCGCCGCGTTCGGTGCCGGCGGGACCGCCGCGCTGACCGTCGCGGAACTCGACGCCGAGCTACGGGACCTGGCCGCCGTCGATGGCAGCGGGAGCCAGGGGACGAAAGTCGACATCCTCTTTGGCCTGTTCTCGCGGTGCTCGCCGACGGAAGCGAGCTACCTCGCCCGGCTCGTCCTCTCGGAGATGCGCATCGGCGTCGGCGAGGGGACCGTCCGGGACGCCGTCGCGGCCGCCTTCGACGTGCCGGTCGACGCCGTCGAACGGGCCGTCCAGGTGTCGAACGACTACGGCACGGTCGCCGAGATGGCCCGCGACGAGGGCGAGGCCGGACTGGCGACCATCACGCTGGAAATCGGCCGCCCGGTCCAGGCGATGCTGGCCCAGGCCGGGACAGTCGCCGGCGCGCTCGAAGACTGGGACCGCGCCGCCGTCGAGTGGAAGTACGACGGCGCTCGCGTGCAGGTCCACTTCGACGGCGAAACCGCCCGGCTGTTCTCGCGGAACATGGAGGAGGTCACCGACCCGCTGCCGGAGGTGGTCGAAGCCGTCGAGGCGGCGCTCGACGCCCCGGCAATCCTCGACGGCGAGGTGGTCGCGGTCGACGCCGACGGCGACCCGCTCCCGTTCCAGGAAGTGCTGCGGCGCTTCCGCCGGAAACACGACGTGGCCGCGGCCCGCGAGGACGTGGCGGTCCGCCTGCACGCCTTCGACTGCCTGCACGCCGACGGCGAGGACCTGCTGGACGCGCCGCTGGAGACGCGCCACGACCGTCTCGAATCGCTGTTCCCCGACGGGAGCGACGCCGTCTCGGAGATGTGGCTGTCCGGCGACCCCGAGGAAATCGAGGACCTGGAAGCGGCGGCCCTCGCCGCCGGCCAGGAGGGCATCATGCTGAAGGACCCGACGGCGGCGTACTCGCCCGGCAAGCGGGGCAAGCACTGGCGCAAGCGCAAGCCCGACGTGGAGACCCTGGATTGCGTCGTCACCGGCGCGGAGTGGGGCGAGGGCCGCCGGGCGAACGTCCTCGGGTCGTTCGAACTCTCGGTCCGGACCGACGACGGCTACGCCACCGTCGGCAACGTCGCGACCGGTATCACCGACGAGGAGCTGGACGACCTGACCGAGCGGTTCGAACCACACGTCCGCGCCGAGGACGGCCGCGACGTGGCGCTTACCCCGGCGGTCGTCTTCGAGGTCGGCTACGAGGAGATACAGGTCTCCCAGTCCTACGACTCGGGCTACGCGCTCCGGTTCCCCCGGTTCCTCTCGGTCCGCGAGGACAAGACGCCCGCCGACGCCGACTCGCTCGAACGGGTCGAGCGGCTGGCCGAGTCCCAGTAAGACCGTCGAGACTGGGACGGACCGACACGCGTAATGGGCCGCTCCGAGAACGCCCGTACATGACAGTCAGACACGACGGCATCACCGCCGAGTGGCTCGGCTACGCGACGCTGCGGCTGGAAGGCGATGACACGGTCGTCTACTTCGACCCCGGCCGCTACGGCGTGCTCACCGGCGAGTGGGAACCGGACACGCCCGGCGTCGGCCATCCGCCGACGCGGGACTACGCCCCGAATGACGGCGACATCGTCTGTGTGACCCACATCCACCACTACGACCCCGACGGCATCCGCCGCGTCGCGGGCGAGGACGCCACCGTCGTCGCCTTCGAGGGTATCAACGTCCACGCGACTGACCGCGACCTCGACCGCCTCGCTGACCTCGACTACGAGGTCCGCAAAGTGTCGATGGAAGCTGACGTGTTAGTCGACGACGTGCCTATCTGGACCATGCCGGCGTACAACCACGAGGACGGCCGGAATGTGAAAGACGACGGCAACCCGATTCACCCGAAGGGTATCGGCTGTGGGTTCCTCGTCTCGCTGGACGACACGCGCGTGTTCTGGCCCGGCGACACCGACGTGCTGGACGGCCACGCCGAACTGGACGTGTCGCTGTTCGTCCCCTCCATCGCCCAGAACTACACGATGAACCGCCACGAGGCCGCCGACCTCGCCGAGGCGATGGACCCGGACCTCGTGCTCCCGATGCACTACAACACGTTCACGTCGCTGGAAGCCGACTCGGGCGCGTTCGCCGAGGACGTGGCAAAGCGCGGCGTTCCGGTCGTGCTGGACGAGAACTGACTGGCGAACCCGTCTGCGGCGACCCGAGACGGTGGTTTCCCGGTCCATCTGTCAGTCAAAACAATATTGGGGCGTTCAGCAGAACACCACCGACATGGAACGCGCCAGTGACCGAACAAGGGAAACACGTTCCCCAGCCGAACGAACGCCCTCGTTCGGTCACCTACTGCTTGTCTGGCTCCTTGTCGGGCCGTCGCTGTGGTCCCTCGGTTCTGCCGTGGCCGATGCGATTCAGGCCGAACTGCCGCTGTCGACGATGGGAGCCGGCCTGCTGTTCGGAACGATAGTCGTCGTGTCGTTCTGGACCGCCGGCTTTCAGCCCTCACTCAGGGCCAGTTTCGGCTATTTTGTCGCGGAACTGAGTATCTATCTGGTCTTGGCTGTCGGGGTCGTTACGGTCTTCGTTCCGACCTTTACACCGTGGGTTACGATTGCTGTCCAACTCGTGTCTATCTGTCTCGCCGCGACGCTGGTGTTCACCCCGGTCGGTGCGAACATACGGAACTGGTTCCGGCGACATGTCCGCTCTCTGCTGAAACTACCGCCACAAGACCGGTCAGTCGATCGCGACTGATGGATTCTCGACCGAGCAAACGCGGATTCGCTTTGTCGGTCAGTCGTTCCGGGTAGTACACTAATTGCGCACCGGTCTCACCACGACTGTTCCCATTTTCCACTCGACAGAAAACACTTACCGAGAGACAGTAGATGGACTCCTAATGCCCTCCTCCCGTCGGCGATACCTTCGTGGCTGTGTCGCGACCCTCGGACTGGCGTCCGCTGGCTGTCTCGGTTCGAACGGGTACATAGAGACTTCACCGATTGGAACTGAGACGACACCGGAATCAGGGGCTGGGACGCCCGCCCACAAGCGGAGCGGGGAAACGGAACCGTTCGTCGCCTGGCAGCAATCACTCGACGCAGAGATCACAGCGCCTCCAGTGAGTACGGGTGAGCGCCTGTACGTCGGGACGGCGTCGGGAACGGTCGCAGCACTCGCAACTGCTGACGGGAGCCAGCAGTGGTCATACGACGCGAGCGACCCCGTCAGTCACAGCCGAGACGCGTCGGGGACACCGTCTTCGTCGTACGCGGGAAAGAAGGACTGTACGAGGACCACAGCGTCGTCGCACTCGACCCCGAAACCGGCGCGAAACAGTGGACGTTCTCGCCCGGAGAGTGGTGGCTAGAGTTACTCGACGTAACCGAGGACACGGTGTACGTCGGGACGAACACCGACGCCCCGTCGAAGCAGGGGCGAACGCTCTACGCGCTCGCCGTCTCTGACGGGTCGGTGCAATGGTCCGGGGAAACCGGCGACCAGTACGAGGGAGCGGTGCGCAACGGGGCGATATACGTGGCGTCGTACGGGCGGTTCTACGCGTACGACGCTGAGACCGGTGAGCAACGGTGGACCAGTGACGTTTCGGACTACTACTCCCAGACGATGGTCGCCACCGACGACACGCTTTGTTATGCCGGCGACGTGGACGAGACTCACGGTACGCTCATCGGCGTCGCCGCCGACACCGGTGCGACCCGCTGG
Proteins encoded in this window:
- a CDS encoding succinate--CoA ligase subunit alpha, with amino-acid sequence MSVLVDEDTRVVVQGITGGEGKFHTEQMLEYGTNVVAGAVPGRGGQEVAGVPVYDTVQQAAREEDANAAVVFVPPAFAGDACFEALDARGIDLVVAITEGIPTQDMARVYRKLQETDTHLVGPNCPGVITPGVAKLGILPGNIFSSGNVGLVSRSGTLTYQVVDNLTNRGIGQSTAIGIGGDPIIGTDFIGALEQFEADPDTHAVVMCGEIGGEDEEEAARYIGEHMDTPVAGFIAGRTAPPGKRMGHAGAIVSGSGTGTAESKINALENNGVPVGDTPEEVADHVEDLL
- a CDS encoding NAD-dependent protein deacetylase — encoded protein: MADNRHGTGDVDSETLDAVAEALRTAETGVALTGAGVSTASGIPSFRGDDGLWERHDPADFHRRRLDADPAGFWADRISLREAIYGDVGPEPNAAHEALTALESAGHLDAVLTQNVDGLHDAAGTDRVVELHGTHRRVVCDDCGHRRDAEAVFAEVAEGGDLPPRCDCGGVYRPDVVLFGEPMPDVAMNEAQRLARDSDVFLAAGSSLSVQPASLLPKIAAEAGSTLVVINYDKTPRDAAAAHVLRADVTQVLPAIVERL
- a CDS encoding type II secretion system protein, encoding MSNPESPKPGDIVSDPLGHIQSWLSRTATVLSGAAVPTANYDPSRHGTLVEFDGLDGYNEVERYWLNAPFAFASINHDPDRDEHLYHVVEPSLTDIERELLDRLFEDIRIPLIYRDDVDTDPERVLAEELEARLEEYGVVIEPETFYRLFYYLHRSFQGYGHIDPLMHDPDIEDISCDGANLPIFVYHDGYTDIETNITYDADELNDFVIQLAQRSGRHVSVSDPVVSTTLPDGSRIELALGEEVTPRGSAFTIRKYADEPFTPIELLEYGTFSVEMLAYLWLAIESNKSLIFAGGTAAGKTTSMNALAMFLPPRSKVLSIEDTRELSLYHDNWLSSVTRERLDDSDITMYDLLRSALRHRPEYIIVGEVRGEEAITLFQAMNTGHTTFSTMHADSVQTVINRLENEPINVPRPMVQSLDILCVQVLARSGDERVRRAKTLAEIEGIDQRTGELDYSTTYNWRATEDRFSENNSELLDEIREERGWTQSELLTELRNRQRFLRYLQSEGITDYRKFTAMVNKYYADKEQVMANIDDEIA
- a CDS encoding TIGR04206 family protein, with translation MAWVKSEYAGEFAVLATWLVGLAPWSVSLFEIEGVTVVGLRFLPFRFQFIFGATLPGERPFLWAWQVATFQESEPLALAGTLGVTALAVFLLPLGLSLYYYAAEERVEAALPVDPVRLFGGLLGLVGVLTLAASGLFITSFPGITVPVGTLVALVFAFFLLTVDRA
- a CDS encoding succinate--CoA ligase subunit beta, producing the protein MRLHEYQAKQVFADAGIPTPASQLAETVDEAVDAAEEIGYPVAIKAQVHVGGRGKAGGIKLVESREEAREAAEDIIGMDLKGYHVSKVLVEEAVDFVNELYVGVTMDRGEGRPVAMVSTKGGVNIEEVAEEDPDAIAREHIDPAFGMHPFQARKVVYEAGVDREVANDVASVLTTLYQLWDDRDGADTEINPLMITGDDEVIAADAVMNIDGDALFRQPEIAEMGEEAAEGDELEQKADEYGFDYVRLDGNVGIIGNGAGLVMTTLDLVDYYGGEPANFLDVGGGAKADRIANALDMVFSDDNVDSVVFNIFGGITRGDEVANGINQALEQFDEIPKPVTVRLAGTNAEEGMEILNEDLVTVEHTLEDAVQRAVEYAKEVEA